A window of Bacillus sp. DX3.1 genomic DNA:
GTATTTTAGACGAAGAGAAAAATGCGGAGTTAATTCGTTACGATTTAGGAGAAGACTTCTCGATTGAAACTGCAGTTGTAGTCGGTGAATTATATCGTCATGCTGGTGACTGGAAATTCAATGCAATTGGAAGTGGATTCCAAGGTGGATTAGGATCTTTATGTAACAATTTTGGTTTAGATGTTGAATAATTAAGAAGAAACGTCCATCAGTGAAATTTTCGTTTCGCTGATGGACACATTTTTACGAATCATAACATTAGAGGTGAATATACATGGTCATTCAATTGCAAAAAGGACAGAAAATTGATTTAGGCAAGACAAGCCCAGGTCTTACAAAAGCAGTTATTGGTCTTGGTTGGGATATTAAGGGCTATGATGGTGGAGCAGAGTATGATTTAGATGCATCGGCCTTTTTATTAGATGTAAATGGAAAATGTACGAAAGAAACAGACTTCATTTTCTATAACAACTTACAATCTCCTTGTGGATCGGTTTTACATACAGGTGACAACCGTACAGGTGAAGGGGACGGAGACGACGAGCAACTTGTTGTTGATTTAAGTAAAGTACCAGCAGATGTACACAAAATTGCAATTACAGTAACCATTTATGATGCAGAAGGTCGTAACCAAAACTTTGGACAGGTTGCCAATGCGTTTGCTCGTTTAGCAAACCAAGAGACAAATGAAGAGGTACTTCATTTCGATTTAGGGGAAGATTTCTCCATTGAAACAGCAGTTGTTTTTTGTGAATTATACCGTCATAATGGACAGTGGAAGTTCAACGCAGTAGGAAGTGGTTTCCAAGGTGGACTAGGTGCTCTTGTAAGAGCCTACGGCTTGGATGCATAAGAAGGAAACGAACTTCGTTTCCTTTTTTCGCCTTTCTATAAATCTAGCAAAGAATAGAGGTCAATAGTAGGATGAGTATTTTACAGGGAATTCTTGATACGTATGCCCAATTTTTCGACTTGGACATGTGGATTAGAGTATTGCAAGATCCTGTATCGTGGGGATTAATT
This region includes:
- a CDS encoding TerD family protein, which gives rise to MVIQLQKGQKIDLGKTSPGLTKAVIGLGWDIKGYDGGAEYDLDASAFLLDVNGKCTKETDFIFYNNLQSPCGSVLHTGDNRTGEGDGDDEQLVVDLSKVPADVHKIAITVTIYDAEGRNQNFGQVANAFARLANQETNEEVLHFDLGEDFSIETAVVFCELYRHNGQWKFNAVGSGFQGGLGALVRAYGLDA